The Tachysurus fulvidraco isolate hzauxx_2018 chromosome 10, HZAU_PFXX_2.0, whole genome shotgun sequence genome segment GGGTTCCACAGTCATCCTGCCGTGTAACCTGACTGAAGAGTtcaaaaatacatcatttattAGGTGGCAGATCAACAGAAAAAACATCGTGTTTGAGAGAAGGAGTGATGTTACATATTCAGGTTCAGGATATGAAGGACGTGTGGATGTTCCTGTGGACGAGCTGCGTAAAGGAAACTGTTCCCTGGTGTTGAAGAACGTCAGATTTACTGATGACAAAACCTTTACAGTGGAACATGTGGAAAATAACACTGGGGAAGCGAAAGAAATTAACAGTGTTAGACTCTCAGTCTATGGTGagtaaagtgttcagtgtaaaattTTGACTAATTATAGAAGTCACAGTGTCTCAGATAACAGAGCTGGAAAaaggaacaataacaacatctaTTATAGAGAGGGATCAATACTTTATTTAGAGTTAACAGATGATGTtttagaaaaatacacaaatacagacataaataagacacagacaatattttatttgtaggaAGTTTGTCAGAAAGGTTCATAGGTCATCTGGGTGAGATTAGAGATGTTCATCAGGACTGAGATCCTGCAGCAACAATTAAAATACTTTTACTTTCATGTGGACAAGAACAAGTGAtcagatatgaagctcacaggacaacaaaaacaatcagtttctataaaagaaataaaaatataaagttccTAACATCAGATAATTTCctaaaaggtttttctgtgtctctgaagCTCTTCAGATATCAGCTCCAGTGGGTTCCACAGTTGTCCTGCCGTGTGATTGGAGTCATCTGTCCATCAAAACTCCTTACGTTCAGTGGTTTATTGAtactgagactgtgtttgaGCGAAAAGGTAAAGATCCATATCAGGGTGAAGGATATGAGGGTCGTGTGGACATTCCTGAGGACGAGCTGCTTAAAGGAAACTGTTCCCTGGTGATGAAGAACATCAGTGTTAATGATACAGGAATCTACATCAGCGCCATGttaattacagacacacaggaatcTGTCTTGGTCCAGAAGGTTAAACTGTCAGTTGTTGGTAAGTGGATTAATCTCAGACGATACTGAGTACGACACATATCAgtacacaaagtttaaaaagtcTGGAAAGTTACTGAGTGACTTGAGCAGCATGTTTCCtgtagatgtcagtgtttttcagtCCTGGTTGAGAGAGAACTACACAGTTTAATGTTCCCACAGATCATTCTAAAGCTTTTCATGGCTGTGTTAGACTGAGTGAGGAGAAACATCTCTTATTGTTCCtggataaactttaataaaacacttcatattattatagcagcacaacactgattattatttaaggatcagtgatgacatcatctgcATGTATGGCTGAAAACCACTGAACAATATCAGTAAATgtagtctgatgtttgatagATTTTCTTCGAGGACACGTTTTCCTCAGTGCTGTACTGATATCTCTGTgtggtttaatgtgtgttttagaggGCAGTGTTAATGAGACTCGTTCTTCATCTGAGGACTCAGACTCACACCAGAAAAGcttgattattttatatgttgggatcgtaatcatcatcatcatcatcatcatcatcatcttcgtctgtgtgtctgtgtactacAGCAGGGTGAAAGgtaaaactggttaaaattgTAGGTTTAATGTCTGAAAGAATCAGAGAGAATTTTTGTGGTAATTGTGTTTAACGTGTTTAaatttattgtgtaatattataatTGAAATATTTCTCTTATGTTTCTGAAAATGGAAAATCATCAACTATCAACAGGTCTCAGTCGCGCCACTGACTCCACTGAACAGgtataaaaacattcaaataaaaataaataaataaaagtttaaccAGTTTTTTCAAAAACATCATTGGATTTTGGATGTAGTTCAGGTGGGGAGTTTATAGAAACATGGCAACCCTCCCTGCCTACTTTGGGTCACTGCCATTTTAAAGGTACATTAGACAAGATCAGAAACTTTGGTCAGAAGAAGCctcaacgtttttttttgtttttaaactttatatttctGGACATTCTGTGgtactttattttctgtgttatttttatttccttttcatggAGCAGTTTTTTTGAGCACAGAGAATGATCTTGATGTGCAGGTGAAAGTTCAGACTGAGATGGAGGGAAGGGGCTCTGTGGGATTTCTATAAATGACTGAGACGAgattcaaacacaaacaaacctgttTCAGTCACATAATACACTCGTGTTGAGGTCATGACTTACAtcagtattatttattcactATTTTCCAGGTTCTATGTGTTaggaacaaagagaaaaaactggACTTTTGCATTAAAGTAAAAactttgtcctgtttttttgtcaccatcacacactcagtctgaaGTGTTCTGACTCTTacactaatattatttatttataggatTTATTATCAGTTATTAATCTAATATGAAGCCACAATAATAAGCCAAGTGTTTAAGGGgattaaattagaaatgtgacaagaaaagtgtgaaatattg includes the following:
- the LOC113634396 gene encoding uncharacterized protein LOC113634396: MSLLYISILWVCAFVDSAESLVTVSAPVGSTVILPCNLTEEFKNTSFIRWQINRKNIVFERRSDVTYSGSGYEGRVDVPVDELRKGNCSLVLKNVRFTDDKTFTVEHVENNTGEAKEINSVRLSVYALQISAPVGSTVVLPCDWSHLSIKTPYVQWFIDTETVFERKGKDPYQGEGYEGRVDIPEDELLKGNCSLVMKNISVNDTGIYISAMLITDTQESVLVQKVKLSVVEGSVNETRSSSEDSDSHQKSLIILYVGIVIIIIIIIIIIFVCVSVYYSRVKGLSRATDSTEQDGNTHITVFSTTQRPTV